A single Struthio camelus isolate bStrCam1 chromosome 6, bStrCam1.hap1, whole genome shotgun sequence DNA region contains:
- the RNF25 gene encoding E3 ubiquitin-protein ligase RNF25 isoform X1 encodes MAAAGEEAAPAADWALPSEVEVLESIYLEELRVARGGSRSEPWEICITLHPATAEDQDSQYVRFTLVLSVPPQYPDKAPEIAIRNPRGLSDEQIQKISQTLGHVAEARLGTEVLYELIEKGKEILTDNNIPHGQCVICLYGFQEREAFTKTQCYHYFHSHCLARYAQHMEEEVLMQQEEREQHLAPSPKQEGDYLEVRGLGQSLGLVSTLPSLQEVGVQCPVCRETLVYDLCALKAAPPPQHPLEPYRPDAKTLQHQEELRLIFKRQQEKGGIIDPEAERNRYFISLQAPPATVDPGQTASASEPQATASAVDSPQPPCQPSAPEPARSPEARAEARQPERPAVPREQQSKRERLRGERLGLRGQGRQLCSDAQRAAEEPCHLLHGPRGSRGFSQRPERREERSQRSGGRHSQEFPKPHSRNRAAALAERKELCPEDPSPVTGTLDLKEDYHNVGRWTPEQGAECQGNEENPALNRSDHRAAPSWQGHHRPWDCGRWERSRVQERGSYPRAPRGRGVFRPGGRREAHLLEKESGS; translated from the exons atggcggcggccggcgaggaggcggcgccggcggccgacTG GGCGCTGCCGTCGGAGGTGGAGGTGCTGGAGTCCATCTACCTGGAGGAGCTgcgcgtggcccgcggcggcagcAG GTCGGAGCCCTGGGAGATCTGCATCACCCTGCACCCGGCCACGGCCGAGGACCAGGACTCGCAGTACGTGCGCTTCACCCTGGTGCTCTCCGTGCCCCCGCAG TATCCCGACAAAGCTCCAGAAATCGCCATCAGGAACCCACGGGGGCTGTCAGATGAGCAAATTCAAAA gATTTCACAGACCCTGGGACATGTTGCTGAAGCCAGACTGGGGACAGAGGTGCTATACGAGCTGATTGAG AAGGGGAAGGAGATTCTCACTGACAACAACATTCCCCATGGCCAGTGTGTGATCTGCCTCTACGGATTCCAG GAGAGAGAAGCCTTCACAAAGACCCAGTGCTACCACTACTTCCACTCCCACTGCCTGGCCCGCTATGCCCAGCACATGGAAGAGGAGGTCctcatgcagcaggaggagagggagcagcacCTGGCACCTTCCCCCAAACAG GAAGGGGATTATCTGGAAGTGCGTGGGCTGGGTCAGAGCCTGGGGTTGGTATCAACGCTCCCCTCCTTGCAGGAAGTCGGTGTGCAGTGCCCTGTCTGTCGGGAAACCCTTGTCTATGATCTCTGTGCTCTGAAGGCAGCACCGCCCCCGCAGCACCCGCTG GAGCCATACAGGCCGGATGCCAAGACACTGCAGCACCAAGAAGAACTGCGCTTAATCTTCAAGAGGCAGCAAGAGAAGGGGGGCATTATTGACCCTGAAGCAGAGAGAAACCGTTACTTCATCAGCCTCCAGGCG CCTCCAGCTACAGTTGATCCAGGCCAAACAGCCTCAGCTTCTGAGCCGCAGGCGACTGCAAGCGCTGTGGATTCACCCCAGCCACCCTGCCAGCCCTCAGCTCCAGAGCCAGCCAGGTCTCCAGAGGCAAGGGCAGAAGCCAGGCAGCCTGAGAGACCAGCTGTGCCCAGGGAGCAACAGAGCAAGCGAGAGAGGCTCAGAGGGGAGAGGCTGGGCCtcagaggccagggcaggcagTTGTGCAGCGATGCGCAGAGAGCGGCAGAGGAACCCTGTCATCTGCTCCATGGCCCCAGGGGGTCCAGGGGCTTCAGCCAGAGACCAGagcggagggaggagaggagccaAAGATCTGGTGGGAGGCACAGCCAGGAGTTTCCGAAGCCTCACAGCAGAAAcagggctgcagccctggctgaaAGAAAGGAGTTGTGCCCTGAAGACCCCTCACCGGTAACAGGGACATTGGACTTGAAGGAGGATTACCACAATGTGGGAAGATGGACCCCGGAGCAGGGGGCTGAGTGCCAGGGCAATGAGGAGAACCCAGCACTTAACCGCAGCGACCACAGAGCAGCCCCTAGCTGGCAGGGCCACCACAGGCCCTGGGATTGTGGGAGGTGGGAGAGGTCCAGGGTCCAGGAGCGTGGCTCCTACCCCAGAGCACCAAGAGGGCGAGGGGTGTTCAGGCCTGGTGGACGTCGAGAAGCCCATCTCCTCGAAAAAGAGAGCGGCTCCTAG
- the RNF25 gene encoding E3 ubiquitin-protein ligase RNF25 isoform X2 yields MAAAGEEAAPAADWALPSEVEVLESIYLEELRVARGGSRSEPWEICITLHPATAEDQDSQYVRFTLVLSVPPQYPDKAPEIAIRNPRGLSDEQIQKISQTLGHVAEARLGTEVLYELIEKGKEILTDNNIPHGQCVICLYGFQEREAFTKTQCYHYFHSHCLARYAQHMEEEVLMQQEEREQHLAPSPKQEVGVQCPVCRETLVYDLCALKAAPPPQHPLEPYRPDAKTLQHQEELRLIFKRQQEKGGIIDPEAERNRYFISLQAPPATVDPGQTASASEPQATASAVDSPQPPCQPSAPEPARSPEARAEARQPERPAVPREQQSKRERLRGERLGLRGQGRQLCSDAQRAAEEPCHLLHGPRGSRGFSQRPERREERSQRSGGRHSQEFPKPHSRNRAAALAERKELCPEDPSPVTGTLDLKEDYHNVGRWTPEQGAECQGNEENPALNRSDHRAAPSWQGHHRPWDCGRWERSRVQERGSYPRAPRGRGVFRPGGRREAHLLEKESGS; encoded by the exons atggcggcggccggcgaggaggcggcgccggcggccgacTG GGCGCTGCCGTCGGAGGTGGAGGTGCTGGAGTCCATCTACCTGGAGGAGCTgcgcgtggcccgcggcggcagcAG GTCGGAGCCCTGGGAGATCTGCATCACCCTGCACCCGGCCACGGCCGAGGACCAGGACTCGCAGTACGTGCGCTTCACCCTGGTGCTCTCCGTGCCCCCGCAG TATCCCGACAAAGCTCCAGAAATCGCCATCAGGAACCCACGGGGGCTGTCAGATGAGCAAATTCAAAA gATTTCACAGACCCTGGGACATGTTGCTGAAGCCAGACTGGGGACAGAGGTGCTATACGAGCTGATTGAG AAGGGGAAGGAGATTCTCACTGACAACAACATTCCCCATGGCCAGTGTGTGATCTGCCTCTACGGATTCCAG GAGAGAGAAGCCTTCACAAAGACCCAGTGCTACCACTACTTCCACTCCCACTGCCTGGCCCGCTATGCCCAGCACATGGAAGAGGAGGTCctcatgcagcaggaggagagggagcagcacCTGGCACCTTCCCCCAAACAG GAAGTCGGTGTGCAGTGCCCTGTCTGTCGGGAAACCCTTGTCTATGATCTCTGTGCTCTGAAGGCAGCACCGCCCCCGCAGCACCCGCTG GAGCCATACAGGCCGGATGCCAAGACACTGCAGCACCAAGAAGAACTGCGCTTAATCTTCAAGAGGCAGCAAGAGAAGGGGGGCATTATTGACCCTGAAGCAGAGAGAAACCGTTACTTCATCAGCCTCCAGGCG CCTCCAGCTACAGTTGATCCAGGCCAAACAGCCTCAGCTTCTGAGCCGCAGGCGACTGCAAGCGCTGTGGATTCACCCCAGCCACCCTGCCAGCCCTCAGCTCCAGAGCCAGCCAGGTCTCCAGAGGCAAGGGCAGAAGCCAGGCAGCCTGAGAGACCAGCTGTGCCCAGGGAGCAACAGAGCAAGCGAGAGAGGCTCAGAGGGGAGAGGCTGGGCCtcagaggccagggcaggcagTTGTGCAGCGATGCGCAGAGAGCGGCAGAGGAACCCTGTCATCTGCTCCATGGCCCCAGGGGGTCCAGGGGCTTCAGCCAGAGACCAGagcggagggaggagaggagccaAAGATCTGGTGGGAGGCACAGCCAGGAGTTTCCGAAGCCTCACAGCAGAAAcagggctgcagccctggctgaaAGAAAGGAGTTGTGCCCTGAAGACCCCTCACCGGTAACAGGGACATTGGACTTGAAGGAGGATTACCACAATGTGGGAAGATGGACCCCGGAGCAGGGGGCTGAGTGCCAGGGCAATGAGGAGAACCCAGCACTTAACCGCAGCGACCACAGAGCAGCCCCTAGCTGGCAGGGCCACCACAGGCCCTGGGATTGTGGGAGGTGGGAGAGGTCCAGGGTCCAGGAGCGTGGCTCCTACCCCAGAGCACCAAGAGGGCGAGGGGTGTTCAGGCCTGGTGGACGTCGAGAAGCCCATCTCCTCGAAAAAGAGAGCGGCTCCTAG